A genomic region of Melopsittacus undulatus isolate bMelUnd1 chromosome 5, bMelUnd1.mat.Z, whole genome shotgun sequence contains the following coding sequences:
- the TCF20 gene encoding transcription factor 20 isoform X2, with translation MQSFREQNSYHGNQQSYPQEVHSSSRLQQFSPRQQAQMFQSFGGGASSGRRGATGASTAMPGESSGHQSYQGFRKETGEFYYMSANKDPVVSGGQQPPQRRPSGPVQSYGPPQGSSFGSQYGSEGHVGQFQTQHSTLGGVSHYQQDYTGPFSPGSSQYQQQTSSQQQVQQLRQQIYQSHQPLPQASSQSASSTSHLQPMQRPSTLPSSASGYQLRVGQFSQHYQPPSSSSSSSFPSPQRFGQSGQNYDGSYSVNSGSQYEGHAVGSNAQAYGTQSNYSFQTQPMKSFEQSKLPQSGQQGQQQQHPPQHVMQYSNTATKLSLQSQVGQYSQTEVPVRSPMQFHQNFSPISNPSPAASVVQSPSCSSTPSPLMSGGDNLQCGQGNMSMGSRNRILQMMPQLSPTPSMMPSPNAHGGGFKGFGMEGLQEKRLTDPGLSSLSALSSQVANLPNTVQHMLLSDALAPQKKSSKRSSSSKKADSCTNSEGSSQAEEQLKSPLAESLDGGCSSSSEDHGERVRQLSGQSTSSDTTYKGGNLERSNSSPAQGSQNEPSKLSSSPAAREDVASPGTKEAVVAVENAPKVNEKAVGVIVSREAMTGRVEKSGGQDKPAQDDASTATQTPASASGAKEAGQTGTQPETQGGSKGSKSGDNTNHNGEGNSQPGHAVVGSNFPARTEPSKSPGSLRYSYKDNVAAGIQRNISGFPQYPSSQEKLDFPGHSERKGRNEKFPSLLQEVLQGYHHHHPDRRYSRNAQEHSGMAGSLEGAMRPNILISQTNELTNRGLLNKSMGSFLESPHWGPWDRKSGSAAPDMKQINLADYPIGRKFDVESQSSAHEGGTLSERRSVICDISPLRQLVRDPGPHPMGHMGPEGRSGRSERLAPGLSQSVILPGGLVSMETKMKAHSGQIKEEDFEQSKSSASLNSKKTGDHCHPAGIKHESFRGNASPGAAVSDAASDYIPQQDSRPMQMRRGPGRTGSSRGKSPSQFQDLADKLKMSPGRSRGPGTDLHHMNPHMTLSERVNRASLHSAYPQNSEGPSLASAYHTNARPHAFSDPNQSLNSQYHYKRQMYQQQQEEYKDWASSTAQGVIAAAQHRQEGARKSPRQQQFLERVRSPVKNDKDGMMYFQGSSYHDTGSQEAGRCVMGVDSTQSKCTELKHGNQKLQHHESGWDLSRQTSPAKSSGPLGPNQKRYCPQESDGHRREESTDLPKPSNPMLRLPGQEDQSPQNPLIMRRRVRSFISPIPTKRQPHDIKHSGSEDKGRLMTSAKEGADKTYNSYAHSSQSQDVGKSVAKGDSFKNLPSPDNRNCPAVSLTSPAKTKILPPRKGRGLKLEAIVQKITSPNIRRSVSTNSAETGADTVTLDDILALKSGPEGGNMTGHGPEAEKRKGDVSEQVGPVSQDTIGEITLPRSSEEWQSNEDDKNKKKVPETASVGKEGAGSSAAAPSSQKSFGQGRSEGSASGAGTLTFSDSKPISPSSVFTSEPNPKSEEKDGDVTNISPKPDGFPPKGYFPSGKKKGRPIGSVNKQKKQQQQQQQQQQQLPPPPPPPPVPSQSSEGEVVGEPKPKRQRRERRKPAAQPRKRKPRRAAPIVEPQEPEIKLKYATQSVDKTDSKNKFFFPYIHVVNKCDLGAVCTIINAEEEEQNKLVRGRKGQRSSTPPPSNVESKVLPTSTFVLQGPVVTESSVLGPLVCCLCGKWANYRNMGDLFGPFYPQDYAATLPKNPPPKRATEMQSKVKVRHKSAANGSKTDTEEEEEQQQQKEQRSLAAHPRFKRRHRSEDCSGASRSLSRGPACKKATTDGGSGVEKTPLDSKPSMPTSEGGTELELHIPVLPLDSNEFWVHEGCILWANGIYLVCGRLYGLQEAVEMAKEMKCSHCQESGATLGCYIKGCSFRYHYPCAIDADCLLNEENFSVRCPKHKNKMVKGSLSTEQSERG, from the exons TCCCAGTATCAGCAGCAGACTTCTAGCCAGCAGCAAGTGCAGCAGCTGAGACAGCAGATCTATCAATCTCATCAGCCTTTACCCCAGGCTTCCAGCCAGTCTGCTTCTAGCACCTCacacctgcagcccatgcagCGTCCATCCACCctgccttcctctgcttctgGATACCAGTTACGAGTGGGTCAGTTCAGCCAACACTATCAGCCACCTTCGTCATCGTCCTCCTCCTCATTCCCGTCCCCACAGCGTTTTGGCCAGTCAGGACAGAATTATGACGGAAGTTACAGCGTGAATTCTGGCTCGCAGTATGAAGGCCATGCTGTGGGTTCCAATGCACAGGCATATGGGACGCAGTCAAACTACAGCTTTCAGACTCAACCAATGAAAAGCTTTGAGCAGTCAAAGCTGCCCCAAAGTGGGCAGCAGgggcagcagcaacagcatccACCTCAGCATGTAATGCAGTATTCAAATACTGCTACCAAGCTCTCTCTTCAGAGTCAAGTGGGACAGTACAGCCAGACCGAAGTTCCTGTAAGGTCACCGATGCAGTTCCACCAAAACTTCAGTCCAATCTCTAATCCATCTCCTGCTGCATCTGTGGTTCAATCTCCAAGCTGCAGCTCTACCCCTTCTCCACTCATGTCAGGTGGAGATAATCTCCAGTGTGGGCAAGGCAACATGTCCATGGGTTCTAGAAACCGAATCCTGCAGATGATGCCTCAGCTGAGTCCTACACCATCTATGATGCCAAGCCCCAATGCTCATGGAGGAGGATTCAaggggtttgggatggaaggacTGCAGGAAAAAAGGCTCACAGATCCAGGGCTGAGCAGCCTGAGTGCTCTAAGTTCTCAAGTGGCCAATCTGCCTAACACTGTCCAGCATATGTTGCTTTCAGATGCCTTGGCACCTCAGAAGAAAAGTTCCAAAAGGTCCTCCTCTTCAAAGAAGGCCGACAGCTGCACCAACTCAGAAGGCTCCTCCCAGGCAGAGGAACAGCTCAAGTCTCCCCTAGCAGAGTCCCTTGATGGTGGCTGTTCCAGTAGTTCAGAGGATCATGGGGAAAGGGTGAGACAGCTGAGTGGCCAGAGCACCAGCTCAGACACCACTTACAAAGGGGGTAACTTAGAGAGATCCAACTCCTCACCAGCACAGGGCTCTCAGAATGAGCCATCGAAactcagcagcagccctgcagctaGGGAAGATGTGGCCTCCCCTGGCACAAAGGAAGCTGTGGTGGCTGTAGAAAATGCTCCCAAGGTGAATGAAAAGGCAGTTGGGGTGATTGTCTCCCGGGAAGCCATGACAGGAAGAGTAGAAAAGTCAGGTGGACAAGATAAACCTGCGCAGGATGATGCTTCCACAGCCACTCAGACACCAGCTAGTGCTAGTGGAGCAAAAGAAGCTGGGCAGACAGGGACACAGCCAGAAACTCaaggaggaagcaaaggaagcaaaagtGGAGATAACACTAACCATAATGGAGAGGGGAACAGCCAGCCTGGTCATGCAGTTGTTGGGTCAAATTTTCCTGCAAGAACAGAACCTTCCAAATCTCCTGGCAGTTTAAGGTACAGTTACAAGGATAACGTAGCAGCAGGTATACAGAGAAATATCAGTGGCTTCCCACAGTATCCTTCTAGTCAAGAAAAACTGGATTTTCCAGGGCACAGTGAGCGCAAAGGCCGGAATGAGAAGTTTCCCAGCCTCCTGCAAGAGGTCTTACAGGggtaccaccaccaccatccaGACAGAAGGTACTCCAGGAACGCACAAGAACATTCTGGGATGGCTGGGAGTTTGGAGGGAGCCATGAGGCCCAATATCTTAATCAGTCAAACCAATGAATTGACCAATAGAGGCCTCTTAAACAAAAGCATGGGGTCTTTCCTGGAAAGCCCTCACTGGGGTCCCTGGGATAGGAAGTCTGGCAGTGCAGCTCCTGATATGAAACAGATAAATCTAGCTGACTACCCTATTGGTAGAAAGTTTGATGTGGAGTCTCAGTCATCTGCCCATGAAGGGGGGACACTCTCAGAGAGGAGGTCAGTGATCTGTGACATATCTCCATTAAGGCAGCTTGTCAGAGATCCTGGCCCTCACCCAATGGGGCACATGGGTCCTGAGGGCAGAAGTGGAAGGAGCGAGCGTCTTGCCCCTGGCTTGAGCCAGTCAGTAATACTCCCTGGTGGTTTAGTATCCATGGAAACCAAGATGAAAGCTCATAGTGGGCAAATAAAAGAAGAAGATTTCGAGCAGTCAAAGAGCTCAGCTAGTCTCAACAGTAAAAAAACAGGAGACCATTGTCATCCAGCTGGCATCAAGCATGAATCTTTCCGAGGCAACGCTAGCCCTGGAGCTGCAGTTTCCGATGCTGCTTCAGACTACATTCCCCAGCAGGACAGCAGACCAATGCAGATGAGACGAGGACCTGGCAGAACTGGAAGCAGCAGGGGCAAATCACCTTCTCAGTTTCAGGATCTTGCTGATAAGCTGAAAATGTCACCCGGCAGAAGCAGAGGTCCAGGGACAGATCTGCATCACATGAACCCACATATGACGCTGTCTGAAAGAGTCAACAGGGCTTCCTTGCATTCTGCTTACCCTCAGAATTCAGAAGGCCCGTCTTTGGCTTCAGCATATCACACAAATGCTAGGCCTCATGCTTTCAGTGACCCTAACCAGAGTTTAAATTCCCAGTACCATTACAAGAGACAGATGTACCAGCAACAGCAAGAAGAGTATAAAGATTGGGCAAGCAGCACTGCTCAGGGTGTGattgctgcagctcagcacaggcaggaaggaGCAAGGAAAAGCCCAAGACAACAGCAGTTTCTGGAAAGAGTGAGGAGTCCTGTAAAAAATGACAAGGACGGAATGATGTACTTTCAGGGTAGCTCTTACCATGATACTGGAAGCCAGGAAGCTGGCCGCTGTGTTATGGGGGTTGACAGTACTCAGAGCAAATGTACCGAACTGAAACATGGCAACCAGAAGTTGCAGCATCATGAATCTGGTTGGGACCTCTCTCGGCAAACTTCTCCGGCCAAAAGCAGTGGCCCTCTTGGACCCAATCAAAAAAGATACTGCCCTCAAGAAAGTGATGGCCATCGACGAGAAGAATCTACAGATTTGCCTAAGCCAAGCAATCCCATGCTTAGGCTTCCTGGCCAGGAAGACCAGTCTCCTCAAAATCCATTAATTATGAGGAGGAGAGTCCGTTCTTTCATCTCGCCTATCCCTACCAAAAGACAGCCACATGACATAAAGCACAGtggcagtgaagataaagggCGTCTGATGACTTCAGCAAAAGAAGGAGCTGATAAAACATACAACTCCTACGCCCATTCATCTCAAAGCCAAGATGTTGGCAAGTCAGTTGCAAAGGGAGATTCCTTCAAGAATCTGCCGAGTCCTGATAATAGGAATTGCCCTGCTGTTTCCCTCACAAGCCCAGCTAAGACCAAAATACTGCCTCCAAGAAAGGGGCGAGGATTAAAACTGGAAGCTATTGTTCAAAAAATTACATCTCCTAATATTAGGAGAAGCGTTTCTACCAACAGTGCTGAAACTGGTGCAGATACTGTCACTCTTGATGACATCCTGGCTCTTAAGAGTGGACCTGAAGGAGGAAATATGACTGGACATGGACCAGAGGcggaaaagagaaaaggagatgtGTCAGAACAAGTGGGGCCAGTCAGCCAGGACACAATTGGTGAAATAACTCTTCCAAGATCCTCAGAAGAGTGGCAAAGCAATGAGGAtgataaaaacaagaaaaaggtcCCTGAAACTGCCAGTGTTGGTAAAGAAGGAGCAGGAtccagtgcagcagcaccatCTTCTCAGAAGTCATTTGGTCAGGGAAGGTCAGAGGGATCTGCAAGCGGAGCTGGCACTCTGACCTTTTCTGACTCAAAACCGATCTCCCCTTCCAGTGTGTTTACTTCTGAACCAAATCCAAAGTCTGAGGAAAAAGATGGAGATGTGACAAACATTTCGCCCAAGCCAGATGGTTTCCCTCCAAAGGGGTATTTTccctctggaaagaaaaaggggaggcCAATTGGGAGCGTAAACAAGCAGAAgaagcaacagcaacaacaacagcagcaacagcagcaactgcccccaccaccaccacccccaccgGTACCTTCACAGTCTTCAGAAGGGGAAGTTGTTGGTGAGCCAAAGCCGAAGAGGcaaaggagggagaggagaaaaccTGCTGCACAGCCACGGAAGCGGAAGCCCAGGCGGGCTGCTCCTATTGTGGAGCCTCAAGAACCAGAGATCAAACTTAAATATGCTACCCAGTCTGTAGATAAAACTGACTCCAAGAATAAGTTCTTTTTCCCTTATATTCACGTGGTAAACAAGTGTGACTTAGGCGCTGTGTGCACAATCATTaatgcagaggaagaagagcagaacaaaCTGGTGAGAGGTCGGAAAGGACAGCGATCTTCAACACCCCCTCCTAGCAATGTGGAGAGCAAAGTGCTGCCCACCTCAACTTTCGTGCTGCAAGGCCCTGTGGTAACAGAGTCTTCTGTCTTAGGGCCTCTGGTTTGCTGCCTGTGTGGCAAATGGGCCAACTATCGTAACATGGGTGAcctttttggccctttctacCCCCAGGATTATGCAGCCACCTTGCCCAAGAACCCACCTCCAAAGAGGGCcacagaaatgcagagcaagGTCAAGGTACGGCACAAAAGTGCTGCTAATGGTTCCAAGACAGATAcggaagaggaagaggaacagCAACAACAGAAGGAACAAAGAAGCCTAGCTGCTCATCCCCGCTTTAAGAGGCGGCACCGCTCTGAGGACTGTAGTGGAGCCTCTCGGTCACTTTCAAGGGGACCTGCATGTAAAAAGGCAACCACTGATGGTGGCAGTGGTGTTGAAAAGACTCCTTTGGACTCAAAACCGTCTATGCCCACTTCAGAAGGTGGCACTGAGCTGGAGTTACATATTCCTGTACTACCTCTTGACAGCAATGAATTTTGGGTCCATGAGGGTTGTATTCTCTGGGCCAATGGAATCTACCTGGTCTGTGGCAGGCTCTATGGGCTGCAGGAAGCTgtggaaatggcaaaagaaatG aaatgttCCCATTGCCAGGAATCGGGAGCCACCTTAGGCTGCTACATCAAAGGCTGCTCCTTCCGATACCATTACCCATGTGCCATCGATGCAG ATTGTTTACTAAACGAAGAGAATTTCTCAGTGAGGTGCCCCAAGCACAAG AACAAGATGGTGAAAGGCAgcctcagcacagagcagtcGGAGCGGGGGTGA